A single region of the Actinoplanes sp. SE50/110 genome encodes:
- the murF gene encoding UDP-N-acetylmuramoyl-tripeptide--D-alanyl-D-alanine ligase, producing the protein MIPMTLAEIAAVTGGHLVNSDGSETVTGGVEYDSRRVGPGGLFVAFAGEKADGHDFGPKVVAAGAAGVLGTRDAGAPGVVVEDQLAALAKLAHEVLTRLPELTVVGLTGSSGKTTTKDYLGQLLSRLGPTVAPAGSLNNELGFPYTVLQAGRETRFLVLEMGARGIGHIRYLTGIARPSIGLVLNVGAAHLGEFGSIEGTARAKGELVEALPADGVAVLNADDPLVAAMASRTGARVLRVGEAADADLRATGVTVDSAGRASYVLHHGLEVRNVRLGVAGRHQVANSLAAAAAALTAGMPLDDLATALGEVGIVSGRRMDVIERPDGVTVVDDSYNANPSSTAAALHALAAMGAGKRTTAVLGYMAELGEHEVSGHAEVGRLAAELGVDRLIAVADNARPILDGAAAAPGWRGTALFAADQAAAIEILQSDLRADDVVLVKGSRYRTWDVADWLRRPEEVQPT; encoded by the coding sequence ATGATCCCGATGACACTGGCCGAGATCGCCGCCGTGACCGGCGGCCACCTGGTCAACAGCGACGGCTCGGAGACGGTCACCGGCGGCGTGGAGTACGACTCCCGCCGGGTGGGCCCGGGCGGGCTGTTCGTGGCGTTCGCCGGGGAGAAGGCGGACGGGCACGACTTCGGCCCGAAGGTGGTCGCGGCCGGGGCGGCCGGGGTGCTCGGCACCCGGGACGCCGGCGCGCCCGGGGTGGTGGTCGAGGACCAGCTGGCCGCGCTCGCGAAGCTGGCCCACGAGGTGCTCACCCGGCTGCCCGAGCTGACCGTGGTGGGCCTGACCGGCTCGTCCGGCAAGACCACCACCAAGGACTACCTGGGGCAGCTGCTGTCCCGGCTGGGGCCCACCGTGGCGCCGGCCGGCTCGCTCAACAACGAGCTCGGCTTCCCGTACACGGTGCTGCAGGCCGGCCGGGAGACCCGGTTCCTGGTGCTGGAGATGGGCGCCCGGGGCATCGGGCACATCCGGTACCTGACCGGGATCGCCCGGCCGTCGATCGGCCTGGTGCTCAACGTGGGTGCCGCGCACCTCGGCGAGTTCGGCTCGATCGAGGGCACCGCGCGGGCCAAGGGCGAGCTGGTCGAGGCGCTGCCGGCGGACGGGGTCGCGGTGCTCAACGCGGACGACCCGCTGGTCGCGGCGATGGCGTCGCGGACCGGGGCGCGGGTGCTGCGGGTCGGCGAGGCGGCCGACGCCGATCTGCGCGCCACGGGGGTCACGGTGGACTCGGCGGGGCGGGCGTCGTACGTCCTCCATCATGGTCTTGAAGTGAGGAATGTCCGGCTCGGCGTGGCCGGGCGGCATCAGGTGGCGAACTCGCTGGCCGCCGCGGCGGCCGCGCTGACCGCCGGGATGCCGCTGGACGACCTGGCCACCGCGCTCGGCGAGGTGGGCATCGTCTCCGGGCGGCGGATGGACGTGATCGAGCGGCCGGACGGGGTGACGGTCGTCGACGACTCGTACAACGCCAATCCGTCGTCGACCGCGGCGGCGCTGCACGCGCTGGCCGCGATGGGCGCCGGGAAGCGCACCACCGCCGTGCTCGGCTACATGGCCGAGCTCGGCGAGCACGAGGTGTCCGGGCATGCCGAGGTCGGCCGGCTCGCCGCCGAACTGGGTGTGGACCGGCTGATCGCGGTGGCGGACAACGCCCGCCCGATCCTGGACGGAGCCGCGGCGGCACCCGGGTGGCGGGGGACCGCCCTGTTCGCCGCCGACCAGGCCGCCGCCATCGAGATTCTGCAGTCCGACCTGCGCGCCGACGACGTCGTGCTGGTCAAGGGTTCCCGGTACCGCACATGGGACGTCGCCGACTGGCTGCGGCGCCCCGAGGAGGTTCAGCCCACGTGA
- the mraY gene encoding phospho-N-acetylmuramoyl-pentapeptide-transferase yields MRAVIVAAAVAFLISLFGTPIAIKVFSALKAGQPIRTIGPATHMGKKGTPTMGGVAFILATVFAYVAGHLALTTLPDRQIAQERPTMTALVLLGLFVFCGAVGFLDDFLKVRKRNSDGLSAKGKLLGQLLVGTGFGIAALYFPSTNGETVASEHISFIRDVSWLDVGKVGSVMVFVFVIMAMSNGVNLTDGLDGLATGSSILVLGAYSLIGFWQYRHWCGDNDYRLTNELTQTHCYQVRDPLEIALIAAAAAAACVGFLWWNTNPARIFMGDTGALGLGGLIGGLAVATRTTLLSVIIGGLFVIITMSVVIQIISFKTTGKRVFRMSPLQHHFELAGWSEVNIVVRFWIIAGICAAIGLGLFYSDHLAVMG; encoded by the coding sequence GTGAGGGCAGTCATCGTCGCGGCCGCGGTCGCCTTTCTCATCTCGCTCTTCGGCACCCCCATTGCCATCAAGGTCTTCTCGGCGCTCAAGGCCGGGCAGCCGATCCGCACCATCGGGCCGGCGACCCACATGGGCAAGAAGGGCACCCCGACCATGGGTGGCGTGGCGTTCATCCTCGCCACGGTCTTCGCGTACGTCGCCGGGCACCTCGCCCTGACCACGCTCCCGGACCGGCAGATCGCCCAGGAGCGGCCCACCATGACCGCCCTGGTGCTGCTGGGCCTGTTCGTCTTCTGCGGCGCGGTCGGCTTCCTGGACGACTTCCTGAAGGTCCGCAAGCGCAACTCGGACGGCCTGTCCGCCAAGGGCAAGCTGCTCGGCCAGTTGCTGGTCGGCACCGGGTTCGGGATCGCCGCGCTGTACTTCCCGAGCACCAACGGCGAAACCGTGGCCAGCGAGCACATCTCCTTCATCCGGGACGTGAGCTGGCTGGACGTCGGCAAGGTCGGCTCGGTGATGGTCTTCGTCTTCGTGATCATGGCGATGTCCAACGGGGTGAACCTGACCGACGGCCTGGACGGCCTGGCCACCGGCTCGTCGATCCTGGTCCTCGGGGCGTACTCGCTGATCGGCTTCTGGCAGTACCGGCACTGGTGCGGTGACAACGACTACCGGCTCACCAACGAGCTCACCCAGACGCACTGCTACCAGGTCCGGGACCCGCTGGAGATCGCGCTGATCGCGGCGGCCGCGGCCGCCGCGTGCGTCGGCTTCCTGTGGTGGAACACCAACCCGGCGCGGATCTTCATGGGTGACACCGGGGCGCTCGGCCTGGGCGGCCTGATCGGCGGCCTCGCGGTGGCCACCCGGACCACGCTGCTCTCGGTGATCATCGGCGGCCTCTTCGTGATCATCACGATGTCCGTGGTGATCCAGATCATCTCGTTCAAGACCACCGGCAAGCGGGTCTTCCGGATGTCGCCGTTGCAGCACCATTTCGAGCTGGCCGGCTGGTCCGAGGTGAACATCGTGGTGCGGTTCTGGATCATCGCGGGCATCTGCGCCGCGATCGGCCTGGGGCTGTTCTACAGCGACCATCTCGCGGTGATGGGCTAA
- a CDS encoding FtsW/RodA/SpoVE family cell cycle protein, whose protein sequence is MADDRTRQDRPSLSRQLLPAVHGLLARPLSSYYLLIASSGMLLLIGLTMVFSASSVQSYAADGNAFSGIANQAVFALLGLVAFWVFQRLPAITLRAVGKYVLGLAILLLVILDVLVEVKHVTENHSAQVGPLRVSLLWLSFQGLVIQPSELAKLGIVLWGADMIARKGPALSRWRELAMPLFPVVGLLFLLVGYNDVGTMLVLLALIVGLLWAAGVRLRVFGALGVFGLTGIALLIAAASRGGGSGSTDAPNYRVQRITAFLTPLDKCDPNGVCYQIVQGRSAIFEGGWFGVGLGKGALKWGWVPEAQNDFIYAIVAEELGLVGCVVVLALYAVLAYSGFRIARRSADPFRRLAAAAITTWLVAQAVINMGGVVGLLPITGLPLPFISAGGSALVVAMAAIGMLASFARAEPDAARALNARPTPRWVRLVWAPLPPVPPQRRPGQPVRTGGEGRR, encoded by the coding sequence ATGGCGGACGACCGTACCCGACAGGACCGCCCGTCACTGAGCCGGCAGTTGCTGCCCGCGGTGCACGGGCTGCTGGCCCGACCCCTCTCGTCGTACTACCTGCTGATCGCCAGCTCCGGGATGCTGCTGCTGATCGGGCTCACCATGGTGTTCTCGGCGTCCAGCGTGCAGTCGTACGCGGCCGACGGCAACGCCTTCTCCGGCATCGCCAACCAGGCGGTCTTCGCGCTGCTCGGCCTGGTCGCGTTCTGGGTCTTCCAGCGGTTGCCGGCGATCACCCTGCGGGCCGTCGGCAAGTACGTGCTGGGCCTCGCCATCCTGCTGCTGGTGATCCTCGACGTGCTGGTCGAGGTGAAGCACGTCACCGAGAACCACAGCGCCCAGGTCGGCCCGCTGCGGGTCAGCCTGCTCTGGCTCTCCTTCCAGGGGCTCGTCATCCAACCCTCCGAGCTGGCCAAGCTGGGCATCGTGCTGTGGGGCGCCGACATGATCGCCCGCAAGGGCCCGGCGCTGAGCCGCTGGCGTGAGCTGGCGATGCCGCTGTTCCCGGTGGTCGGTCTGCTGTTCCTCCTGGTCGGCTACAACGACGTGGGCACCATGCTGGTGCTGCTCGCGCTGATCGTCGGCCTGCTCTGGGCGGCCGGGGTGCGGCTGCGGGTCTTCGGCGCGCTCGGGGTGTTCGGCCTGACCGGCATCGCCCTGCTGATCGCCGCGGCGTCCCGGGGTGGCGGGTCGGGCTCGACCGACGCGCCGAACTACCGCGTGCAGCGGATCACCGCGTTCCTCACCCCGCTGGACAAGTGTGACCCGAACGGCGTCTGCTACCAGATCGTCCAGGGCCGCTCGGCGATCTTCGAGGGCGGCTGGTTCGGCGTCGGCCTGGGCAAGGGCGCGCTCAAGTGGGGCTGGGTGCCGGAGGCGCAGAACGACTTCATCTACGCGATCGTCGCCGAGGAGCTCGGCCTGGTCGGCTGCGTCGTGGTGCTGGCGCTCTACGCGGTGCTGGCCTACTCCGGATTCCGGATCGCCCGCCGCTCGGCCGACCCGTTCCGCCGGCTGGCGGCCGCCGCGATCACCACCTGGCTGGTCGCCCAGGCGGTGATCAACATGGGTGGGGTGGTCGGCCTGCTGCCCATCACCGGCCTTCCGCTACCGTTCATCTCCGCAGGTGGTAGCGCTCTCGTGGTGGCCATGGCGGCGATCGGCATGCTGGCCTCGTTCGCCCGGGCGGAGCCGGACGCGGCCCGAGCTTTGAACGCCCGTCCGACGCCCCGATGGGTGCGACTAGTCTGGGCCCCGCTGCCGCCGGTTCCTCCGCAGCGGCGGCCGGGACAACCGGTGCGTACGGGGGGCGAGGGGAGACGGTGA
- the murG gene encoding undecaprenyldiphospho-muramoylpentapeptide beta-N-acetylglucosaminyltransferase yields the protein MVQLRSVVLAGGGTGGHIYPLLAFADALRRHFPQIRITTLGSPKGMENQLIPAAGYDLRVIPAFQLPRSLNFDLLRTPDRMYKSTHAAGEILDEVQAEVVVGFGGYVSVPAYLAAWRRELPIVVHEVNVPPGVANRMGMKFTKRVAVGFPHQLEQAESLRNARLVGVPLRTGITRMDRPALRPQALYHFGLRPDLPVLFVSGGSSGARTINLAVAAAAKRLAHAGIQVLHVQGGRNDPFEVPDDLPVPYVVVPYLSDMQLGYAAADLMLCRGGAITVAETTALGMPAIYVPYPFSNQEQRRNAIPVVEAGGGMLVDNSELTPEWIERNIIPLARDRQRLAAMGHAAGRYGRRDGDEQLLRFVLEAVDR from the coding sequence ATGGTTCAGCTGCGGTCGGTCGTGCTCGCCGGGGGAGGCACCGGCGGACACATCTATCCGCTGCTCGCCTTCGCCGACGCCTTACGCCGCCATTTCCCGCAGATCCGGATCACCACGCTGGGCAGCCCCAAGGGCATGGAGAACCAGCTGATCCCGGCGGCGGGCTACGACCTGCGGGTGATCCCGGCGTTCCAGCTGCCCCGCTCGCTCAACTTCGACCTGCTGCGCACCCCGGACCGGATGTACAAGTCCACCCATGCGGCCGGGGAGATCCTCGACGAGGTGCAGGCCGAGGTGGTGGTCGGCTTCGGCGGGTACGTGTCGGTCCCGGCCTACCTGGCGGCCTGGCGCCGCGAGCTGCCGATCGTGGTGCACGAGGTGAACGTGCCGCCCGGCGTGGCGAACCGGATGGGGATGAAATTCACCAAGCGGGTCGCCGTGGGTTTCCCGCACCAGCTGGAGCAGGCCGAGTCGCTGCGCAACGCGCGCCTGGTCGGCGTCCCGCTGCGGACCGGGATCACCCGGATGGACCGCCCGGCGTTGCGCCCGCAGGCGCTCTACCACTTCGGGCTGCGCCCCGACCTGCCGGTGCTGTTCGTCTCCGGCGGCTCGTCCGGCGCCCGCACGATCAACCTGGCGGTGGCCGCCGCGGCCAAGCGGCTGGCCCACGCCGGCATCCAGGTGCTGCACGTGCAGGGCGGGCGCAACGACCCGTTCGAGGTGCCCGACGACCTGCCGGTGCCCTATGTCGTCGTGCCCTACCTGTCGGACATGCAGCTCGGATACGCTGCCGCCGACCTGATGCTCTGCCGGGGCGGGGCGATCACCGTCGCCGAGACCACCGCGCTGGGCATGCCGGCGATCTACGTGCCGTACCCGTTCTCCAACCAGGAGCAGCGGCGCAATGCGATCCCGGTGGTCGAGGCGGGCGGCGGCATGCTGGTCGACAACAGCGAGCTGACCCCGGAGTGGATCGAGCGGAACATCATCCCGCTGGCCCGGGACCGGCAGCGGCTGGCCGCGATGGGTCACGCCGCCGGCCGGTACGGCCGGCGCGACGGCGACGAGCAGTTGCTGCGCTTCGTTCTGGAAGCGGTGGACCGGTGA
- the murC gene encoding UDP-N-acetylmuramate--L-alanine ligase produces the protein MTAEELGSVHLIGIGGVGMAGLARLLLTRGIPVSGSELREWPALAGMRALGGTVHMAHEASNLDGVDTVVYSTAIPKDHVEMVEARRRGLRVLHRSEALAAAMTGRQTIAVAGTHGKTTTTSIMTVILQHAGQDPSFVIGGELSAAGSNGHHGSGPHFVAEADEHDRSFLIYRPHVAIITNIEGDHLNNWGDLETLKAGFLEFGGLADGFVVTCADGPGTEELIAGLRAQGRTVYTYGESADADLRITDVVSTVSGVRYTAILHGETLGEFKLALPGKHMGLNSAATVLTALKLGLPLAKITEALESFPGVRRRFERKGIAAGVRVYDEYAYHPTSVLAALRTLREVAGDGRLLVVFQPYRVYRTRDLQAELAEGLALADQAIIMEVFGPGETRGPGEGGLALTAAIDLPADRKVFVPDWDDVPAEVVRRSRPGDVVVTMGAPPISLMGDELLAALAEADLTPDFAG, from the coding sequence ATGACCGCCGAGGAACTGGGCAGCGTGCACCTGATCGGGATTGGCGGCGTCGGCATGGCCGGCCTGGCCCGGCTCCTGCTGACCCGGGGCATCCCGGTCTCCGGCAGCGAGCTGCGCGAGTGGCCCGCCCTGGCCGGGATGCGCGCGCTCGGCGGGACCGTGCACATGGCCCACGAGGCGTCGAACCTCGACGGGGTCGACACGGTCGTCTACTCCACCGCCATCCCGAAGGACCACGTGGAGATGGTCGAGGCCCGCCGGCGCGGGCTGCGGGTCCTGCACCGCTCGGAGGCGCTGGCCGCGGCGATGACCGGCCGACAGACCATCGCGGTGGCCGGCACCCACGGCAAGACCACCACCACCTCGATCATGACGGTGATCCTGCAGCACGCCGGCCAGGACCCGTCCTTCGTGATCGGCGGCGAGCTCTCCGCGGCCGGGTCGAACGGGCACCACGGCAGCGGGCCACACTTCGTGGCCGAGGCCGACGAGCACGACCGGTCGTTCCTGATCTACCGCCCGCACGTCGCGATCATCACCAACATCGAGGGTGACCACCTCAACAACTGGGGTGACCTGGAGACGCTCAAGGCGGGCTTCCTGGAGTTCGGCGGGCTGGCCGACGGGTTCGTGGTGACCTGCGCCGACGGGCCGGGCACCGAGGAGCTGATCGCCGGGCTCCGGGCGCAGGGCAGGACGGTCTACACCTACGGCGAGTCCGCCGACGCCGACCTGCGGATCACCGACGTGGTCTCGACCGTCAGCGGGGTGCGCTACACGGCCATCCTGCACGGCGAGACGCTCGGTGAGTTCAAGCTCGCGCTGCCCGGCAAGCACATGGGCCTGAACAGCGCCGCGACCGTGCTCACCGCGCTCAAGCTGGGCCTGCCGCTGGCCAAGATCACCGAGGCGCTGGAGTCGTTCCCGGGGGTGCGCCGCCGTTTCGAGCGCAAGGGCATCGCGGCCGGCGTGCGGGTCTACGACGAGTACGCGTACCACCCGACCTCGGTGCTGGCCGCGCTGCGCACGCTGCGCGAGGTGGCCGGCGACGGGCGCCTGCTGGTGGTCTTCCAGCCGTACCGGGTGTACCGCACCCGGGACCTGCAGGCCGAACTCGCCGAGGGGCTGGCGCTGGCCGACCAGGCGATCATCATGGAGGTGTTCGGGCCGGGGGAGACCCGCGGTCCCGGTGAGGGCGGCCTCGCCCTGACCGCCGCGATCGACCTGCCCGCCGACCGCAAGGTCTTCGTTCCGGACTGGGATGACGTCCCGGCCGAGGTGGTCCGCCGCAGCCGCCCCGGGGACGTGGTGGTGACCATGGGCGCGCCGCCGATCTCGCTGATGGGCGACGAGCTGCTGGCCGCGCTCGCCGAGGCCGACCTGACCCCGGATTTCGCGGGCTGA
- a CDS encoding cell division protein FtsQ/DivIB has product MAGPGTRNWRLVRADTDAVPPSARRFMARARQRRLRAALPWLIGAGVLLVAGGVAWLFYGTAVLGVRTVDVVGVQTLDAAQVRAAAAVPDRQPLARVDLGDVSARVRGLAAVDRVVVTRAWPSTLRIEVVERVAVAAVPGRSGFTLIDRAGVPFRSAERKPDGLPLAKVATPGPNDANTGSALKVLAALSDELREQLDAVSVISPVAIRLELRGGRVVIWGDDTESDLKSKVATALLKNRASEIDVSAPKIVTIR; this is encoded by the coding sequence GTGGCCGGGCCGGGCACGCGCAACTGGCGACTGGTGCGCGCGGACACCGACGCGGTGCCGCCGTCGGCCCGCCGGTTCATGGCCCGTGCCCGGCAGCGGCGGCTGCGGGCCGCGCTGCCCTGGCTGATCGGGGCCGGGGTGCTGCTGGTCGCCGGCGGGGTGGCCTGGCTGTTCTACGGCACGGCGGTGCTCGGGGTGCGGACCGTCGACGTGGTCGGCGTGCAGACGCTGGACGCGGCTCAGGTGCGGGCCGCCGCGGCGGTGCCGGACCGGCAGCCGCTGGCCCGGGTCGACCTGGGTGACGTGAGCGCCCGGGTGCGCGGCCTGGCCGCGGTCGACCGGGTGGTGGTCACCCGGGCCTGGCCGTCCACCCTGCGGATCGAGGTGGTGGAGCGGGTCGCGGTGGCCGCGGTGCCGGGCCGGAGCGGTTTCACCCTGATCGACCGGGCCGGCGTGCCGTTCCGGTCGGCCGAGCGGAAACCGGACGGGCTGCCGTTGGCCAAGGTCGCGACCCCGGGGCCGAACGACGCTAATACCGGGTCGGCGCTGAAGGTGCTGGCCGCCCTCAGTGACGAGTTGCGCGAGCAGCTGGACGCCGTGTCGGTCATCTCACCGGTGGCGATCCGGCTGGAGTTGCGCGGCGGCCGGGTGGTGATCTGGGGAGACGACACCGAGAGCGACCTGAAGAGCAAGGTGGCGACGGCACTGTTGAAGAACAGGGCGTCGGAAATCGACGTGAGCGCACCGAAGATCGTTACTATCCGGTAA
- the ftsZ gene encoding cell division protein FtsZ translates to MTPPHNYLAVIKVVGIGGGGVNAVNRMIEVGLKGVEFIAINTDAQALLMSDADVKLDVGRELTRGLGAGAQPDVGKNAAEDHRDEIEEVLKGADMVFVTCGEGGGTGTGGAPVVANIARKLGALTIGVVTRPFSFEGKRRQVQAEAGIDELRNQCDTLIVIPNDRLLALGDRGISMMDAFRQADQVLLSGVQGITDLITTPGLINLDFADVKSVMSNAGSALMGIGSARGDNRAVEAAERAISSPLLEQSMDGARGVLLSIAGGSDLGLFEINDAAQLVTDAAHPDANIIFGAVIDDALGDEVRVTVIAAGFDGGSPSYKPVETVRNKVLPQAEPRSSAPVSSTSLTPHQAPSAPATPAPRKQILFDDVDVPDFLKNGS, encoded by the coding sequence ATGACACCTCCGCACAACTACCTTGCGGTCATCAAGGTCGTCGGCATCGGCGGTGGCGGCGTGAACGCCGTGAACCGCATGATCGAGGTTGGGCTCAAAGGCGTCGAGTTCATCGCGATCAACACCGATGCCCAGGCCCTGCTGATGAGCGATGCCGACGTGAAACTGGACGTCGGTCGGGAACTGACCCGGGGACTGGGCGCCGGCGCCCAGCCCGACGTCGGCAAGAACGCCGCCGAGGACCACCGTGACGAGATCGAGGAGGTGCTCAAGGGCGCCGACATGGTCTTCGTGACGTGTGGCGAGGGCGGCGGCACCGGTACCGGCGGCGCCCCGGTGGTCGCGAACATCGCCCGCAAGCTGGGCGCGCTGACCATCGGCGTGGTGACCCGCCCGTTCTCGTTCGAGGGCAAGCGGCGCCAGGTGCAGGCCGAGGCCGGCATCGACGAGCTGCGCAACCAGTGCGACACGCTGATCGTGATCCCGAACGACCGGCTGCTCGCGCTCGGCGACCGCGGGATCAGCATGATGGACGCGTTCCGGCAGGCCGACCAGGTCCTGCTCTCCGGCGTGCAGGGCATCACCGACCTGATCACCACGCCGGGTCTGATCAACCTCGACTTCGCCGACGTCAAGAGCGTGATGAGCAACGCGGGCAGCGCGCTCATGGGCATCGGCAGCGCGCGCGGCGACAACCGCGCCGTCGAGGCGGCCGAGCGGGCCATCTCCAGCCCGCTGCTGGAGCAGAGCATGGACGGCGCGCGCGGCGTGCTGCTCTCCATCGCCGGCGGCTCCGACCTCGGCCTGTTCGAGATCAACGATGCGGCGCAGCTGGTCACCGACGCGGCCCACCCGGATGCGAACATCATCTTCGGCGCGGTCATCGACGACGCGCTCGGCGACGAGGTGCGGGTGACCGTGATCGCGGCCGGGTTCGACGGGGGCTCGCCCTCGTACAAGCCGGTCGAGACGGTGCGCAACAAGGTGCTCCCGCAGGCCGAGCCGCGCAGCTCGGCGCCGGTCAGCTCGACCTCGCTGACCCCGCACCAGGCGCCGTCCGCCCCGGCCACGCCGGCGCCGCGCAAGCAGATCCTGTTCGACGACGTGGACGTGCCCGACTTCCTGAAGAACGGGTCCTGA
- a CDS encoding YggS family pyridoxal phosphate-dependent enzyme, producing MEFDEGRRAELAANLRAVRERIERARVAAGRPPGAVTLTAVTKTYPASDVLLLAGLGVTDAGENKDQEAAGKAAEARAAGVALRWHFVGQLQRNKAKSVASYADVVESVDSVRLVTALDRAAVAVRDSPLEVLVQVSLDGDPQRGGASGDDLWRVSDAVAASDGLRLGGLMAVAPLGEDPDRAFARLAELAGALVSTHPGATTLSAGMSGDLEAAIRHGATHVRIGTSLLGMRNSLR from the coding sequence ATGGAGTTCGACGAGGGGCGGCGGGCCGAGCTCGCCGCCAATCTGCGTGCGGTGCGGGAGCGGATCGAGCGTGCCCGGGTGGCGGCCGGACGGCCGCCCGGGGCGGTCACGCTGACCGCGGTGACCAAGACGTATCCGGCGAGTGACGTGCTGTTGCTCGCCGGGCTCGGCGTGACCGACGCCGGGGAGAACAAGGATCAGGAGGCGGCCGGCAAGGCTGCCGAGGCGCGGGCCGCCGGGGTCGCCCTGCGCTGGCACTTCGTCGGCCAACTGCAACGGAACAAGGCCAAATCGGTTGCCTCGTACGCCGATGTCGTCGAGTCCGTGGATTCGGTGCGCCTGGTGACGGCGCTGGACCGGGCCGCCGTGGCGGTCCGCGATTCCCCGCTGGAGGTGCTGGTCCAGGTCAGCCTGGACGGCGATCCCCAGCGCGGCGGCGCGAGTGGGGATGATCTCTGGCGGGTATCCGACGCGGTGGCGGCGTCGGACGGTCTCCGGCTCGGCGGGCTGATGGCGGTCGCACCGCTAGGCGAGGATCCCGACCGGGCCTTCGCCCGGCTGGCCGAGCTGGCCGGTGCCCTGGTCAGCACGCATCCCGGGGCCACCACGCTGTCCGCGGGCATGAGTGGCGACCTGGAGGCGGCGATCCGGCACGGGGCGACACACGTACGGATCGGTACATCTTTACTCGGGATGCGAAACTCGCTGCGGTAG
- a CDS encoding cell division protein SepF, which produces MSTFRKAAVWLGLAEEEDERDYEERGYRESSYRSSRSDRHDRDQDRYSSGDRYSGDFDDEEEDERPAPRRPVRSERTERTSRLSDRASSVRAELDRDDEDRIERSSVRSITRPAAVAPEQPSALTYSTRENLALAPQPVHQPQVQQRPIEDEQRYQITTLHPTTYREARTIGEHFRDGTPVIINLTEMDESDARRLVDFAAGLAFGLRGTIERVTNRVFLLSPANVQVTAEDKAKIAEGGFFAQS; this is translated from the coding sequence ATGAGTACTTTCCGTAAGGCGGCCGTCTGGCTGGGTCTTGCCGAGGAGGAGGACGAGCGCGACTACGAGGAGCGGGGATACCGCGAGAGCTCCTACCGGTCGTCGCGGTCCGATCGGCACGATCGCGACCAGGACCGCTACTCGTCCGGCGACCGCTACTCCGGCGACTTCGACGACGAGGAGGAGGACGAGCGGCCCGCGCCCCGGCGTCCGGTCCGCTCCGAGCGCACCGAGCGCACGTCCCGGCTCAGCGACCGCGCCTCCTCGGTGCGCGCCGAGCTCGACCGGGACGACGAGGACCGGATCGAGCGGTCCAGCGTGCGCTCGATCACCCGGCCGGCCGCGGTGGCGCCCGAGCAGCCCTCGGCGCTCACCTACTCCACCCGGGAGAACCTCGCGCTCGCCCCGCAGCCGGTGCACCAGCCGCAGGTGCAGCAGCGTCCGATCGAGGACGAGCAGCGGTATCAGATCACCACGCTGCACCCCACCACGTACCGCGAGGCGCGGACCATCGGCGAGCACTTCCGGGACGGCACGCCGGTCATCATCAATCTCACCGAGATGGATGAATCGGACGCTCGCCGACTGGTGGACTTCGCCGCCGGGCTGGCTTTCGGCCTGCGGGGTACGATCGAGCGCGTGACCAACCGGGTATTCCTGCTCTCACCGGCGAATGTCCAGGTCACCGCGGAGGACAAGGCCAAGATCGCTGAGGGCGGGTTCTTCGCCCAGAGTTGA
- a CDS encoding YggT family protein — MLSIVFQILYLLVYFFFLVLLSRFVLGAVLQYGRRWQPGRGASAALEVVWSVTDPPLKALRRVIPPLRIGNVSLDLASIVLLVILFVLMQLVLLQLILNYR; from the coding sequence GTGCTGTCGATCGTGTTCCAGATTCTCTATCTGTTGGTTTACTTCTTCTTCCTGGTGCTGCTGAGCAGGTTCGTCCTGGGTGCGGTGCTCCAGTACGGACGCCGATGGCAGCCGGGCCGGGGCGCGTCCGCCGCACTCGAGGTGGTGTGGAGCGTCACGGATCCGCCTTTGAAGGCGTTGAGGCGTGTGATCCCACCGCTGCGCATTGGTAACGTGAGTTTGGACCTGGCTTCCATCGTGCTGCTGGTTATCCTGTTCGTGCTCATGCAGTTAGTGCTCCTTCAGCTCATCTTGAACTACAGATAG